One segment of Leptodactylus fuscus isolate aLepFus1 chromosome 7, aLepFus1.hap2, whole genome shotgun sequence DNA contains the following:
- the PSMD7 gene encoding 26S proteasome non-ATPase regulatory subunit 7 has translation MPELAVDKVVVHPLVLLSVVDHFNRIGKVGNQKRVVGVLLGSWHKKVLDVSNSFAVPFDEDDKDDSVWFLDHDYLENMYGMFKKVNARERIVGWYHTGPKLHKNDIAINELMKRYCPNSVLVIIDVKPKDLGLPTEAYISVEEVHDDGTPTSKTFEHVTSEIGAEEAEEVGVEHLLRDIKDTTVGTLSQRITNQVHGLKGLNSKLLDIRSYLEKVSSGKLPINHQIIYQLQDVFNLLPDVNLQEFVKAFYLKTNDQMLVVYLASLIRSVVALHNLINNKIANRDAEKKEGQEKEESKKERKDDKEKEKTDAKKEEKKEKK, from the exons ATGCCGGAGCTGGCGGTAGATAAGGTTGTGGTTCACCCGCTGGTGTTACTCAGTGTGGTGGATCATTTCAACAG AATTGGAAAAGTTGGAAACCAGAAGCGAGTGGTCGGTGTCCTTTTAGGATCTTGGCACAAGAAGGTCTTAGATGTATCTAACAGCTTTGCAG TTCCATTTGATGAAGATGATAAAGATGACTCTGTCTGGTTTCTGGACCACGACTACCTCGAGAATATGTATGGCATGTTCAAAAAAGTAAATG CTCGAGAGAGAATAGTTGGCTGGTACCACACCGGACCCAAGCTGCATAAGAACGACATTGCAATCAATGAGCTGATGAAAAGATACTGTCCAAACtcg GTTCTTGTGATCATCGATGTGAAACCAAAAGACCTGGGTCTTCCCACTGAAGCATATATCTCCGTGGAGGAAGTTCATGAT GATGGAACTCCAACCTCAAAGACATTTGAACATGTTACCAGTGAAATTGGAGCTGAGGAGGCAGAAGAAGTTGGAGTGGAGCACTTGTTACG AGACATCAAAGACACTACAGTGGGGACCTTGTCACAGCGCATCACAAATCAGGTACATGGGCTGAAAGGACTGAACTCCAAACTGCTGGACATCAGGAGTTACCTAGAAAAAGTGTCTAGCGGCAAACTACCCATCAACCACCAGATCATCTACCAACTCCAGGATGTCTTCAACCTGCTGCCAGACGTAAACCTACAAGAATTTGTCAAAGCCTTCTACCTAAAGACTAATGACCAGATGCTGGTGGTGTATCTGGCCTCGCTCATCCGCTCAGTGGTCGCCCTTCACAATCTGATCAACAACAAGATCGCCAACAGAGATGCTGAGAAGAAGGAAgggcaggagaaggaggagagcaaGAAGGAAAGAAAAGATGACAAAGAGAAAGAAAAGACCGATGCaaagaaagaggagaagaaggaaaagAAATGA